The genomic segment ATCCCTGAACTTTCACTCCAACTGAGGTGCCAGATTAACTACAACAAGCAGTAAGAGCTCTGAGACTAGCTGCCTCagataaacaggaaaagaattaGCAGGTGATTGttacttggttttgttttacatgaTACATTGATGTATAATTGCTAATGTGACTTGAAGCTTTTCTATCATCATGTGGAACATCCCCAGCCACTTTGCAAAATTAGCTCTTTCTCTCTTACACCAACTGCATTTGGCCTTCCCTTGACAGAATATCACTCAAAAGTTATCTCCCCAAACCTATGAGGCAGTTGGGCTCTGATATGGTGGCCTGTTACCATGTACCATCCTTCATTCTTGGGCATGGAAACCATGATGCAGGGAGTCAAAATGAATTAGTTGAGCTTAGAAAGCAAAGCCAACAGTATAAAACCAACAAGATGCCAGCTTTGTAGATGCAACAATGGGGTGACCACTGGTTTTGTTCATACCTGTTTTTCACTCAGTGTGTCCACACTCCTTCTACCACTTCTCAGAGGCAAATAGCATGCCAGAGCATACATGCTTCAGCCAAGAGGAAGCACAGAGCCACCAGCGTTGTGCCAGGCAAAGGGCCACCTAGTAGCAACTATGGGCCAGCACAGaatgaatcataaaatcatagaacggcttgggttggaagggaccttaaagatcatccagtttcAAACTCCCTGCCACATGCAGGGATGCAAcccactagaacaggttgctcagggcttcatccaacctggccttgaacacttccagggatggggcatccacaacctctctgggcaaactgttccagtgcctcatcaccctctaagtgaagaatttcctcctagccTCTAATCTAAgtttcccctcttttagtttaaaaccattccccctcgtcctgtcatcATCTGATTGAGCAGCAATCCACCCACCCAGGTCCACAAAGCAGGCAGGAAACTTTCCCTGCACCTGCAGACATGCTTTTAGACACTCGGTGCACCATGAGGAACGAAACGTGAAATGACATTGCAGGGGAACTTTTGGACCAGATGATGTGGAGGTCTTTTGCAACCTTAATAACTCTATGACTGGGGGGCATTACAAGAGGCAGCCCCTGCGCAGGGGGTATCTGTGGTACCCACAGGGCCGAGCAGAGCCGCCTGCAGACCCCAGGGGAGGCCCACAAGCAGGAACACCCCcgggctgcctgccctggctgAGGCAATGCCCCCTACAGCCACCATTACCCCCCCAGCCACCATTCCCCCCCTCAGCAGACGCTGGCTGATGACGTCACCGGGCCCGCTCGCCTCTCCCAATGGCGGTGCCCGGCGCTCCCGCTGCCTGAGGCAGCCCCAAGATGGCGGCTGCCTCGGCTGGCCGGGGGCtgaagctgcagctcctggaggggctcccggggccgggcgggcacCGCGCGGCCTCAGCGCCTCACGCAGCGCTGTTGCGGGCCCCGCCGTCCCCTCCAGCCCGCGCGAGGCTGCCCGGCCCGCCGCCTCTCCCGCCCTGCGGCCTCTGGGGGCTttgcctgcctgcccctggcCCTTCCCCAGTGCGTTACTGCCCCGTGTGTGAGGGAGCAGCCGCTGCTGCATAGCCCTGGGAGGCCCCCTGAAGCAGCCCAGAGAAGGGAATAAAAACAAGCCAAGCACAGCAGTATGGGGCCCTGATGCCCACTGGGAGCATTTCGTTGTGCTTGTGGTCCTGGCGAGCCCCCCAGCCAAGCTGGCACCTGAAGAGCGGGGGTTATTGCAGCAGTTAGTGGACAGACTGTGCAGAGCTGCGGTTTAGGAAAGCTGACATAGCTTGGTGACCCAAGGCTGGGTGTGGTGTGGCTCAGGAGCGCAAGCCCTTTATAAAATGCCTCTcttggaagaaaacataatCGAGGCGGGTGATGGCAGCGATTTAATTTGGCATAGCCGCCAGTTTACCTTGGGCAGCAACCTAGGAAAGTATGCCAGTAAGAAAAGAATATAAGTAGCCCTCTTGGTTTTTATTGTCCCTGAGCCTTGCTAAATGGGTAACAGCACTGAGCATCCTTCAGGGGGGAAATGAAAGACCGTCCCATGTGCCAGCCTGGCCTGCCTTTGGCCCTGCCTCACCgtcagctggctgcagctcgTGTCCTCAAGCAGGTTGGGTCACCTCCCTGAACAGCCCTCACCATGGCAGGAGACAGGATCCTGATCGAACAACTGCTCTGCTGTTAGCCTTATTCACACCATCCCCTATGCTATTCAAAGACAGACCCTCACTGAAGAggtttttgacttttttcttttttttccctgggaaaaTCCAAAGTCTATCTACAGATTTTAGTTGCCATGGAACTGCTTTGAGTTAGAGGTGACTGTATGCAGACAATCTTTATTTTACACACCTGCATATGGCTTTTGCAACATTACCCTGTATGATAGTAAATCTTACACCATTGACACTGCATTTTTATCCTGAGATCTTCTCCTGGAAACCTGGGGCTTGACAGCAATCTAATTCCCAATAAAGTGAGACTTTTGCAGAAGCTTGTCATTGCAGACTGTATTGCTCTGaaatctgtgctttctttctcaTCAGAACTGTCCACAGAACTGCCCTGGATCATGTTTGCTTTTACACACCCCCAGGAAATTGTGGAAAACTCACTCCCTCAGCCAGGCATGTTGGACAAACTTGTTTCCTCCTGCTGGATTTTACAGCTGCAAACaaagcttcaaaacaaaacaaaacaaaacaaaaaaaccttactAGCAACACCAAGAGCCCTGCTCTGAACATGTGGGATGCTTCCCTGGATCCCTGCTCATTTCCTGGAGTGAAACTCAGACACACCAGCTCAGTGCTGTCCTGAAGTGtgtggaggctttttttttctctctctccttcttttcttttccctccttccttgtGTTGATTTGTGGGGCCAGAATGACTTTGatttcagcaagtttgctgttTATTCACGTCACAAGTTTGACAGCTTTACACCAAATCAGATTGCTGGGTTTCAGGAGAGCTCTGAGGCGTCACTGGGAGCTCCTTTAGATTAAACTCGCCTCCCCGgtctcccccctctccccctccttcagAGCCATTTAAACCTCGCTGGGGCTTTAACAGAAACGTGCTCCCAAGACCTGCATTTCATTCTGCCTCTAACATGGTAAGTGCTCTTTGCATTTCTCTCGACCTGGAGGCAGAAAAGGAGCAGCTGGTCTCTTTGCCTTGGGGCTTTGCAGGAGGTTTTGTGCCCTCTAagatggggaaggaagagggcTCTCCTCTACCTGCAGGAGCAGTCCCTGCTGCTTTGCCTTCCCAAGGATGAGCAGATTCCCCTCTCGAGGCTCCAGGCTCTGCCGTTGCTTTGCAGAGATTCAGATCGTGCTTATTTGGAGGTAAAAAGGGTGACTCCAGAGACAACCCCCAGGCTTTGCTACTGTGCAGTCTGGGACTCCTGCAGAACGGCAGGGGCAGAAAAGAGAGCAGGCAGCCTGGAGGTGACTCCGCTAGCTTTGTGCAGCTGTAGACCTGAATCAAGCCCTCAAGGTGGGACGAATGAACCGGCCGAGGACAACCTGGCTCCTCTCTCCATCTTAAACCCGCTCAGGACCGTAGCATTTCCCAAGGCACCGCAGGAAACTCAGCCCCCTCCCTGGCACACCTCTGCTCAGAGCTCCTCTGCcacggggggctgcggcgggggcgGCACCGCCGGGTGCCCAGCGGCTGAAAGCGGGGCGCTGCGGTGCcaccgggcggggggggggggggaacatgGCGGGGGCCGGGTCCCCGAGCGGGCACCCGGGGCGGGGCTGGGAGctaccgggggggggggacagcggTGCCCTCCTGAGCTAGGCATCTGAGCGAGCTCCAGCTGGGACAGAGGGGGAGGGGTAAGGAGGGAAtaaggggagaggggaaaggcGGGGAGCCCTTCCCCGTCGAGGGGGGACCCTCCCGGAGCGCTGGGATGCTCCTCACCGGGATGCGCCCCGCtgagggtccagaggagggctgaCACCGCCTCCCCCCCGGGGCTTGCCGCAGCcggaggagcaggagagaggagaggggggacccagccgccgccccccccatccccacgaCCCCTTTTCCTTCCGCAGAGCGGCAGCCGGCCGTGCCCGCAGCCGGACTTCAGCGGGGGGccgggctgctcctgcccctggcCGGCCCCCGGCGAGGTTTCCAGGGAGAGCCGGGCCGCCGTCTGCGCCGCGGAGCCGCCGCTGCACGGCCAGGGCCGGCGAGAGGCTCGGCCGCCCGGTAAgtggggggcgaggggggcccggccccggcaggGAGagcgccgcggccccgcggtCGGAGCGGGCTAACCCCGCGCTGCTGTCGCCCAGGCCGGCTGTGCACCCCCGAGCTCGGTGGGCAGGACGAGGCGTGGCGGGGAGACCAGCTGTCCTCCCAGCTCTACAGGAACAAGCAGGTAAGGGTGTCCCCTCCTCGGCATCCCGCACTTCGCTGCGCACCTTCTGGGGCTGGTTCGGGGGTGGGGAGCGGAGCTGACCCCCTTCTGGCGGTTCTGTGGTCCTTGCTTGAAGCGTTTGTCTCCTCTGTGTTGTCCCACGAAGTTGGAACAGCTGTTGGGGGTTCCCTGCTCACCTTCCCCCCTCTTACTGCGCATTGCACAGGGGAAGTCCGGGGACTTCAGGCTCTAATGTTGCGGAGCCTCATGCTGTTAACTGAAATTACACTATGTCTGTCCTCCTAATCCACCAGGATTACCTTCATGAGAAACGATTCCACCAGAATTACCTACTCATATATATATGGAGAATCAACCATTTTGACCAACAAGCATTGCCTTgtaattttctctcctttccttttttttttttgtacatcgCATCAAGCAGCAGGACAAATTCTGAACAGTCCTAGATGAAGGAATTCCAGAGAAATCATTCTGAAGAAAGACCTGGAGTGATATTTTGACACATTAAAGTAAATGGAAGCTCATTTACTAATTTTAAGGTCCCTGGAATCAAATCCTAGTTCCAGACATCAGTGTACTTCGTTCTTTGGCTCTACCTTAATCatttaaatcagtgtttttcagCCTGTGGTCAGCAGATGCCGGGTGCAGGAGATCCTGCCAATGACAATTGCATCTTCCTTCTGTATCCTATCCCCATAAATTGTTAGCCTCcagctcctttctccttttctccatcaGCCAACTATAAATTGGAATGAGAGGGATGTAAAAGGATGCTTACTGCCACTCAGGAGGAGATCTGGTAGCTGCTGTCATGCCCATGACGGTTTCTGGCTGTTCATGGGACTACCTGTAATTCTTTTCTGTCATTATTCCACAGTTACaggtggttgtgtttttttttttttttttttctctctccagagTAATCTTTTCAAACACTTACTAAAGAATAAAAGTCAAAAGTGAAAACTGAACAATCTTGCCACTTAAATATACAGAAGCAAGAGGCTTGAGGGGATGGGTTGCGTTCACAAAGCAAACACCCAGTTCACCAAATCCAAGCAACCTGTACCATAGGGCAATTGCTATTAAGTTACAGAGTCAACACCTATTCATCAGTATCTCTACTCCACAGCTTCAAGATACTTTGCTTCAGAAGGAAGAGGAACTTGCTAGgttacatgaagaaaataataaccTCCGACAATACCTGAATTCTGCCCTGATTAAATGCTTAGAAGAAAAAGCCAAGGTATTGTACTCAAGCCTGTTGTATAAATGTGTGCAGAAGAAACACGTTGAATAGATACATGCCATTAAAATATGTGGAAGGTCTAAGAGTGCAGACAACCTGCAGCTGAGATCTGCTTTTTAACTTCACAGAGCTGTGAAATTGTTGCTCATGGGTCTCAGGTGATGGTTTCCTTCAGGAGTAACATCCTATCAGGTTCTGACTGTGGAGACATTGTAGCCCATAGCATGATTAAATTTAGGTTATAAGTAGAGCAAGGTAAAATTATTTGgtctaaaacttttttttttttttgcagtgagtTCAGATTTgatcatattaaaatatttattgaaattgTTTGTTTAGTCAGTTACTCCTTTGGAGAAGgattaatttttccattttttatgctttgggtgatttcttttttgttttgtttttgttacctTCCCATgatacattttattcatttacatTAGAATATTgatcttctcatttttttccaatctaTTAATTAGTATTATGTATATTAGTATTATAATTAGCATGttaaaaatctttgtatttactttattattttttgatattttaattctctcccaaaagaaaatgtctttttttttttttttttaaactattccAGACTTCCCCATGAAAACAAGTGATTATTTGCTCAGCTCTTTGGATTGGGCATAAGTTAAAAAGGCTTACAAAAAAATAGGGGCCTTTCCTTTTACATCCTATTCCCAGCTGACAATGTGGCACATCCGTCACTCTGCCGTGCCAAGACCTGGCTCCTGGTAGTAGAAGAGGTCTCCTTCATTGGGCCTAGCAGGGAGACGTGGCCACCCCTCGATGCTATGTGGAAGAGAGTCCAGTGTGACACTGTCATGGGAGGTGGCCAAGCAGCGAGTTCATGACATGGTAGGGACCTTCCTTGTTATTCCTGCCTTTCTTTGACCATCCCTGGGCGCCTGAAGGGCCTTCTTCCCGGGCTATTGGCAGCCAAGGTGGATGAAAGAGCTCAGAGTCgtggaggctgcagctccaagCGCTCCCTGGCTGCAAATGCACCTGCCCCAGCATGACTTACCTCAGCATCCTCCCTCTTTGTCAGGCTGCCACATTCCCCCCCAATACCCCACTCACCTGCCaaatgctgctggcagcaccagcacggAGAAGTGCAGCACAGCCAGACGGGAGCTCTCATTTCACGCCTTACTGAGTGAGAATGCAATCAAAGCACAGGCCTTATTGACATTGtcaaattcttctctttcagcaaCTCGGTTGTTTCAGAGGCTGTAAGGACAAAATAATTAGTCATATTCCATATGTTTACGGAGTCCAAAAAGAACACagagtggaaataaaaatatttttataaggaCAGTAGTAACTGCTTTGCCCATCTAAAATCTGAGATCTGAGATCAGAAATATATTACTTACTGGTAACTAAATAATTGACCTTTaatcttatctttttttttttttttaatagaaagtgCTGTCCTGCCATGGCCAAAAAAACTCTGCTATTCTcaaaaacaccaaaaggagATTAAAAGAGGACTACTGCTTTACTCCTCAAGAAAATCCTCATGCTTCCAAAGCCAGAAGGAACCTCTTTAATGAATTCACTGCCTGTGAAGAGCAAGCCAGTCCTGCTGTGGACAGCTGGGTCTTGCAGACCTTAGGACTGAAAGATGTCGACACCATCGATGAATCTTCAGCTAACTACAGTGCCCTGTCCTCAGACCTTGGAAAAGATTCGTACTGCCTGAGCCCCGATGAAGCAATAGACTATGGCCACAGcgaaggagcagcagcagcatataGCTACAGCCACATGCCTTCAGTTAACAGCAGTGTCCATCCATGCAGCACGGACTCTACCTTCCTTCCCCAGTTTCCTTCAGCACCCTGTGTCTCTTCACCAGTGCCAAGTgtttcctccctcccagcctaTGGGTTGCCATATTTGACTAACGATTTGTCACCTAACAGAACAGAAGTGGCCTTCACAACATCTCTAAGTCCTCACCGCAATGTGAGAACACACACCTTCCACCAAGGACAAGCTTTTGTGCGCAGAGATGATGATGGAGGATGGAGATTCACCTGGGTGCCCAAGCAGGCTGAATAAGGCACCTGCATCAAGGGTCAGCTAGAGGGGATGTAAGAGACATACACTTCACCCTGTGCTCGAGACAACTTCAGGCATCAGAAACAAGCCTGTTAAATGTTACCCTGCCACCCACCCATTCGTCATTCCCTTCCAGATTTTCACAGGTGTGGCTCCGGATTGCACTGAGACAGGTATCTGCCCCAGGCCAGGTGTTTAGATTGGACCTAATTCTCTTGTGCCTGTGTTGAGAtaccttctttttcttgcatcaTGGTTTCTTTGTCATCAACTATTCCTTGTTGACTCATGTCTTCCAGACTGAACTACTTTCAGCATTGACGGTCACTCCCACATGCATCAAACTGGAAGGGATTTGGGGAATACAGTTTGGAAATAACATCTCTCCCCAACATCCACAGATGACAAAGATGGCATAGGCTGAGGGTCAGCAGTGTCTGTGATTTGGGTCTCTCTTGGCTATGTAGATTGCCTTGGATTAAGGCAACCACTCTATTTGTTAACGTGTTACACTAGGTTGCCCTACCTGCAGTCACTTAGTActgtcattatttatttttttataataattcaTAACAGGACTTGCTTCTGTTGCCTAAAGGCTACTTAATTACAAGCGATCCAGAAGTTTAAgagattttctgctgctgtgattAAAAGACCGATGTGTTTTCTGCATCgttttaaaggtattttatcTGTCAGGAGTTAAGATAGAGCCCTGTATCTCACCAACTTTAGCTACAGAACAGGAACTAGATTTGAAGGTGCTGTGGAGTAATGACACTGCCATCTCCAGCCAAGGCCCTGATCTGATATATCAGTGGCAGGCATTTTCTCAGCTGTGGTTGAAGTACACTCAGAGcacttctttcttctgcaaaacatgCATTCCCCTCAGCTGCAGGATCCCACTAGCCTTCTGATCAATTTTCATCCCTGTCTACTGGCCTAATAATGGATGTTTTTTATAGAAGGAAGCCACTCCTGGCTTCAGAAGTGGTTTCTGTTGGTTCCATTGGGCTGTTTTGCACTTGTGAAAGTGGAGATGTTGTTTCTAGGGAACAACTTCTTGACCTTTTTGTCTTGATCTTTGAGATCATGCAGAGATTTCCCTGCAGTCAACATCAGCCCAGAATCAgggctgcttcctcctccccaccatACCCTTCATGCTTCCTGTGTGAAACGCTTATGTTTCTCCTGGTTTGTGGAGGCAGTATCACTTAGTGATTAGTGAGTGTTTGGGAACTCAACCTTCAACACCACCTCTTGCCTCTCCATGTCTCTGTCAGGCAGTGGTGACCTGAAGCTAAGACCGTGACTGCCttgagaatgttttaaaatgcctggcgaggaggtgctccagcactgcccagaGCTGTTGGTAACACTATTAATGACGTGAAGTCAACTGACCTGCAGTAAGCTCACTGGTGATGTTTGTGTTACATTTGTTTTCCGCTTTATAGTAGTTTGATGCCTAAACGTTGGAAGCGAAGGGAATGATTTGGTTATTCTGGCTTTCAGAATGGCCCCAGTGACATTGAGGAAGTACTTTCATAAGTAAAAATAACCATATGTGAGAATTTCCTTCCAGTGGGCTTATTTTTCTATAGAAAactagatattttattttttaaaggataaaaGCATCTCCCAAACAGCCTCTTGTGCCTTAGAATTGCAATATTTGGATTTCTCCATAGGAGCAGTAGTGATTTCCCAGaagacttttaaataaatgactgtATTTCTGTGTAGGTACTTTAAAGTCATAGGGCAGACTTCCAGAATAGGCTATTTGAAAGCATTGATTGTAGGCACTATTGCActggattaaaaacaacaacacacatgaaataaatacaagattatttttttctggggtttTGTTGTAGTCTGTGAAAATGTGGCCAGCTGATAAAAACTGGTCAGGCAAGACCACTGATCTATagcacttttctgcttttccatgaaagtatatttaaaaaaaaaactgtcctacaaacagttttttttcaaggcatttTTCTACTAATAGACTCTAGATCTACTATATAATGtgacactgaagaaaataactcCATTCACTGGAGTTTTTATTGGTGCATACGAGTGCAGAAAATATCTGGCCTTAAGTGATGGGAAGCCCTGGTATTTGTGGTGATATGGGATGAACAACATGCAGGCAAATAAACAGTGTGGCCAGAGGATTATACCCAACACAGCTGTAGATACCACATCATTCAAAGCAGCTGTAAAACTTAAGCAGAGAAAGATCTCTGTATTCTAATGGTGCTCGATACCATTGCCTATGTTTTTCAATGATACGGAGTCAGCAGCAGTAACAAATACATCATTTGTTCTGTCAGCAAAtattaaatcttattttgttttctctaaggAGAGAAAACTTTTCCCCATTTGACATTTCCTTTCCACATCTTTAGATCAATTCATTTGAAAGTTTCtttgcagagaagcagcacacagcagtcAGATCTTTGGTACAATTCCAAGTAGGGTTTCAGCAGAACTGAAACAGTGCTCGAATCTTTGCAGCATTTTGTAAAAGGATGACTGGCCCCCTTGTCTCATAGCAAATAAATTATAGATGTAACTGAATAGTTCAATGCACCTAAACATATCTTCCTATTTTGCTGCGGGCTCCTGAGTTTTGCTCAGCACAAAAATATGGAGTCCTGTGGCAGGGATTTGTGTAGAGTCCCATAGTGCTGCTCCTGGCTTGCAAACATGAAAACTTACAATTCTAGTTTAGAAAACTGTGAGAAAATATATCTGCTGTCTGCTACATGTGAACAATGCTTCTGATTGCCATAGCAGAAGGAGcacactggaaaagaaattcacCAAATAActaaaggtgatttttttttcccccaacaccATCATTTGAACAAGTATTTCCTTAGCTATCATTAAGTACAATGCAAACAAGACTACTCTAGCACCAGTGCACAATAAACAAGCCAAGGTGAGGACTGAgactcttctgcttttctgtttctctaaaaACAAGAGGAAGCACCTCTGGATTCTGATATGGCCTCTGGTAtgccatttcatttctgtgctttgattTCTACTGGTTCCACCAGTGGTGGAACCAGTTCAGAGCAGtttaacaagaaaacacaaTAGTTGCTGCTGCAAACTGTGTGAGGTTCCCTcttgcccaggagcagctccaaATGTGTGTACCTCTGGGACTGGGAGGCATGACTTAAATGGCCCAGGGGCACTGGGAGGCTCATTGGGCAATGGGAACTTCATCATCTGTAAATACTCATTTTGTATTAAcatatctgttttatttttttatttgaagttctttttctttgtgaatggAACACATGCAGCTGCACACTTTAAAACAACCCATGTTTCTAGAATGTATGCTATtagaaacagaagttaatttAACACTTGAtgtttgatttttgtgattGAGAGTCTATGATTATACATAAACATCAATTTTACCTGTGTAATTAAGTTTAAGTTATGTCtaataaaacttgaaataaCATCTAATTGATGCAAATCTGCCCACAACTACACACAAACATCTATTAAACAACCATTGTTCACACTGCACAGCATAACACCTAGCACCTACATGCCTCTTCAGAGGACAGAGAGATCTTTATTTCCTGCAAACACAAGTGTCCACACAAGCAGGTGCAGCTTGTGAGCACGTTATAACAGAAGTAAAGATGCAATAACCACAGGTATGCCACTTCAGCCAGGGCTTGCACAATGCCTTTCAGTGATCCATTATTGTTTTGGCTAAGAAATAGATTCCACACTACAGAAGGACTAGGACCGAGGGAAgtactgtgctttttttgtctgttatttTTGCAGCAAACCCACTTAATATACCTACACCTTCCTTCTTAGTCAG from the Cygnus olor isolate bCygOlo1 chromosome 9, bCygOlo1.pri.v2, whole genome shotgun sequence genome contains:
- the GMNC gene encoding geminin coiled-coil domain-containing protein 1 — its product is MEFIQYAELGNDVEAQMLRSQEYLNIFRCHELLSGSDGLLSPCCLAVGGEGGPAPAGRAPRPRGRSGLTPRCCRPGRLCTPELGGQDEAWRGDQLSSQLYRNKQLQDTLLQKEEELARLHEENNNLRQYLNSALIKCLEEKAKKVLSCHGQKNSAILKNTKRRLKEDYCFTPQENPHASKARRNLFNEFTACEEQASPAVDSWVLQTLGLKDVDTIDESSANYSALSSDLGKDSYCLSPDEAIDYGHSEGAAAAYSYSHMPSVNSSVHPCSTDSTFLPQFPSAPCVSSPVPSVSSLPAYGLPYLTNDLSPNRTEVAFTTSLSPHRNVRTHTFHQGQAFVRRDDDGGWRFTWVPKQAE